AGAAAGAACCTGGTTTTGAAACCATCGGGCTTGTCGGTTTTGCAACCAGTATAATCCTGGCCGCTATAATGATCTCAAGAAAAATATAAATATAAATATAAATATAAATATAAATATAAATGTAACTGTGGGGTTTTATAGATATCCTACTTCCATGGATTACCAAATCTTTCCTTAGACGTGATCTCTGATATCTCCCAACGTCCACTTGACCTGCTGCTATCTGCTGCAGGATAGCCAATAGCAATCACCGCCATAAGTTCCAGGGATTCTGGTGCATTTAGAATATCCCCAACTTCATTCTTCTGGTTCAGTATCTCTCCCAGCCACACAGCACCTAATCCCATACCGTGTGCCACCAGCAACATGTTCTGTATGGCTGCACCACATGCCTGGATATCCTTTGTATGATCATACATCACATCCCTGTCAAGGAATACAGCAATAAGCAAATGTGCACTGTGTACAATTGTGCTGTATCTGGTACATCCTGCAAGTGACCCTGCAATCTCCCTGTCCTTTACTACCACAAAACGCCACGGTTGGTTGTTGAGGCCTGAAGGAGCCCAGCGCCCTGCTTCCAGTATGTCTTCGACCATGCTGTCTTCAACATGGTCAACCAAAAACTCCCTGATACTCCTGCGGGATCTGATGAGCTCAAGTATCCTGGTTTTTTCTACCATTAAACCAATTCCAATCTTTTTTTACTTACCTGCGCAGTGCCAGCAGTACAGCCATCGACAAACCCATCAGACCTGCCAGTATACCAAATCCAGGCTGTTCCCTGGTCGGTGACGGGACCGGTGTAGGTGTAGGTGTAGGTGTAGGGGTATAGCCAGGCCGTGGAGTCTCGCCTGGGAGAAGTGGGGGACTACCTGCTATGAATTCAGGTGAAGCCGATATCTCCTCACTGTGATAGCCCTGGAGGTCATGGAATTTTGCCGTTGCCTGAGGTAATTCATATGTACCGTTTTCACTTGCACTTATAATATAGGTCAGGCTGATGCTGTTCTCCTCACCTATTATCTTTGGTGATTTGGTATAGGTTTCTCCGCTGACAATAGTGACATTATCCGGTAATAGGTCGTTGTCAAAAATCTCTACACTGGCTTTAACATCACCCACATTTGTGGCTTTGATAGTTACTGTTACATTTTCGTTACGCTCAACCTGTGTGGGACTTACAGTCTTCTCAAGCAGGATCTTTGAGCCGTGTACAATGATTTCAGGCTTGGTACATGTCTGGTCATACTCTATGCCGCCCACTTCCCATGTCGCGTCTGCAGCAGGAAGATCATAACCGTCCATATCTGGCTTGATCGGTTTGATAGTATATTTGAAATCCCGATTCTGTCCGGGAGCCATATTAAAATTCCACTGTAGCGGGGAGCTTCCGACCAGTTCAAAATAATTGGGAATAGAATCCCTCAATTCGATATTATTTACTGCGTAAGCGCCGTCATTTCTTATGATCAATTGCACAAAGGCTGTATCGGTCATGAAAATTTCGGATTTAGTAGTCTTGGTGATATTGATCATATTCAGGACTGTTATTTCCTTACCATCTGTGAAATTATGCATCTCATCCTTTTGGTCAATACCAGTCACATTTACGCTGATGTTATATTCAGTATCTTTCATGTGTGAAGGTATCTCCAACTCAAATGAAATTTCTGTGATCGATGCTCCATCTTCGATTATATCCTCAGTATGATGAGTCTTTGTACTTGTGGTAAATGAATAAAACTCAAGTCCATCCGTATCAATGTAAATATCAACATCCTCAAGCGGTGCATCGCCTTCATTTTTGATGTTGATAGTAACAGGTATTTTGGAATTAGTTAACTTGAAAGTATCCTTGTCATCACTCTTTTCGGTTTCAACATCAATATCCAGATCAGGAAGACCGCGAAGTGCTATTTCTATTTTTGCCCAGGGTTCATAGGTATCGTCCTGCCAGTGAATATCACTGTTTGGCATCAAGTCTACTACTTTAACTAATACTTCACCATCATACTTAAAAAAATCAAACGTAAGCATACTATCGCTATAAACCAACTCCCCGTCTTTATAAAGATTTACTCCAACATATGGTGTCCCTATCTGGCCTTTTATACCAGTTCTTGGAAAATCATATGCTTCAACTGTATAGATATCATTGTCAAAAGTCTCTCCCCAATATAATTTATCTGACTTTTCATCAGTCCAGTATGTCAAATCTTTGTCTTCCCATGCCTGGACTAAAAGACAGGAACTTGAAATATATAGTAGAACGATTAATATATATTTTAATAATATTGTACTTTTCATAACCATAGTAGACACCTTATTTTTTATAATAATGTGGATACTTATACTACATATCTTTTTTTATACTTATATTGAAGAGTTGCAGAATATAGCCAATAAATTAGTAACCTGTGGCTATGGCAAGGTTCATGGCAGAACTTTCAAGATTGGAATTACTTCTGACAATGAAAACGATGTTACCATTATTCCAGATGATCTGGTATTTGGGTAATTGATTTCCAGCCCTATATGTGTAAGTTTTTATTCTTGTAGCAGCATGGTCGTTGAAATTGACATTGGTGAAACGATCACCCGTAGATAACTGTTCATACTGGGATTTATAGTTGAAAATAAATTCAGTTGCTGATGAGTCTGAATCCAGTTCAATAATATCTAAAAACACATCTAAATTATCCTCATCCCGATAAGCACCTTCTTTTGATTCGATAATCTTTTCAGAAAATTCATTATAATCAGTGATTGGAAGTGATCCTAAATATTCATATCCAGAAGGCAAATTCTCTACCATGACCATTGAATCAAGGCTAAAATTGTCCTGGTCTATACCTGCTGAAGTATTATCTGAATTGTCAATGATCTCAGTATCTGTATCTTCGATACAGCCAGATAATAATATAATTGAAATTAATAGAATAGAAGCTACTGTTTTTTTTGGATTATACATAAAGATTCCACTTGTTATAATTGATTAATGTTGACGATTGAATTTCGTTAAAAAAAAAGAAATTGAAGGGATTAAAAAACACCCCTTCATCTGTATTGTTGATTTACTCGCGCTGTCTCAGTACCAGATAGGCCACTGCAAGCAGACCTGCTATAGCGAACACAGCCTCAAATCCTGGCACCTTATCTTCTGTAGGCACTTCTGTGGGGACTTCAGTCTCAACAGCATCAGTAGGTCCTTCGGTCGGTGCTCCAGGTTCAACTCCGGTTACGTTAGTTGGTTCCTCTGTAGCCACTTCGGTTCCAACTACTGTTGGGGCTTCGGTTGCTACTGCGCCACCGCCGACGATAACTTCCTGAGCAAGGGCTACAAGATTTCCATCTTCATTAACCCTAACTGCAAAGTCCATGATATCAGTAATATCGTCCTCAGAAAATGTAATATCGTCGTCTTTATTTATTATCTCTATTCTGGTACCATCAGCATCAACTTCGAAGTCATTATACAAATCTTCGTCGGCAGATTCGACTTCAACGGTATCAGTGGAGATTAGATCTATGTTGTTTATCTTCACCAGATTGGTGTTCATACCAGCGAAAACAGTCTCTACTGTGAAATTCATGACTTCGGTATCGTCAGAAGCACCAAGGTCTTCCTCGTAAGTGAAGTCATTTCCTTCAGTGACAACTACATCTTCAACTTCTTCACCATCATTAGTCAGTGATAGCCATGACTTTTTACCGTCAACATCAATCTCCAAGGCAGTGATCGCCCAGCCACCAGTAAGGGACAGTGATTCACCTACTCTCAGAAGATGATCATCATCGTCATCTTCATCAACAAGTTTCGCGCTGATAATCCAGTCGTTACCCTTGTCAACAACGGCAAATTTAGCACCGGCCCATGCTATATATTCATTACCTTCATCATCAGTCCAAGGTAGTGTACTATATATTAATTCACCTTTTGGAACAGTCAAATTATCAAAGATAGGCATGGTTAAATTTTCTTTACCTTCATTGTCATCTAAATCATAGTAAAGAATGCTTGGGTTGTTCCGAGATGATGCATTTAGCCATGAAAGACCAGCACCATCCTGAGTACCATTAACAGCTCCAATCAACTCATAAGTTCCAGGTTCAGTGATTATCCTTGCTAAAGCTACAAGATTACCATCTTCGTTAACCCTAACTGCAAAGTCCATGATATCAGTAACATCGTCCTCAGAAAATGTAATATCGTCGTCTTTATTTATTATCTCTATTTTGGTACCATCAGCATCAACTTCGAAGTCATTAAACAAATCTTCGTCGCCAGATTCGACTTCAACGGTATCTGTGGAGATTAAATCTATGTTGTTTATCTTCACCAGATTGGTGTTCATACCAGCGAAAACAGTCTCTACTGTGAAATTCATGACTTCGGAATCGTCAGAAGCACCAAGGTCTTCCTCGTAAGTGAAGTCATTTCCTTCAGTGACAACTATATTTTCAACTTCTTCACCATCATTAGTCAGTGATAGCCATGACTTTTTACCGTCAACATCAATCTCCAAGGCAGTGATCGCCCAGCCACCAGTAAGGGACAGTGATTCACCTACTCTCAGAAGATGATCATCATCATCATCCTCATCAACAAGTTTTTCACTGATAATCCAGTCGTTACCCGTGTCAACAACGGCAAATTTAGCACCACTCCATGCTATATATTCATAACCTTCATCATCAGTCCAAGGTAGTGTACTATATATTAATTCACCTTTTGGAACAGTCAAATTATCAAAGATAGGCATGGTTATGTTCTCTTTACCTTCATTGTCATCCAAATCATAGTAAAGAATACTCGGATTATTCTTAGATGATGCATTTAGCCATGAAAGACCAGCACCATCCTGAGTAGTATTGACGGCACAAATAAACTCATACGGTGCTGCCACTTCTTTAGCAGCCGATGCCGCTGGCACCATTGCCGTGAACATGGTAAGCACCATAAGAGCAGTTAATGTTACTGCGGTTATTTTCTTATTCATTTCTTTTCCTCCAAATTAATTTTATTGGTTATATCTACCCGCTGATGCGGGTTTCTATTAGAGTGACCGTATTGAATGTGCCTCATAAGCCCCCCTCAGGCAGCCTACCGGAGACACTGATCCGCCTGCATCATTGCGAACCCATTGGATTCGACAATTGCCGCAATCGGTTTCATCACCCTCTTAATCCCGTCATACGGATTATAAGTAATCTATAAGTTATTACCCTTTTAAATCTTTTTTGGTCGGATTTTAGTCAAAACAAGCATTCAGCTCCATTGTGACCAACGAAATAGAGTACACATATTGTCGAAGTAAAGCCCCGGATTTCACGCTCTGGTTCAATGAACTATTCTAACAGGTACGCTTTTATCATCCAGATAATCCTTGACATCTCCCACCAAGTATTCACCGAAATGGAATATGCTGGCAGCCAGCGCCGCATCTGCATGCCCATCCACAAACGCATCGAACATGTGCTCAGGCCCTGCCGCCCCTCCCGAGGCGATCACCGGGATATTGATCGCATCAGATACAGCCCTGGTAATTGGTAGATCATATCCGTAATACGTACCGTCCCTGTCCATACTGGTCAGCAAGATCTCACCTGCACCCAGCCCTTCCACCTGCCTGGCCCACCTGAGTGCATCAATACCAGTAGGGGTGCGGCCCCCGTATATAACCACCTCATACCATGCAGGCGTGCCGTCCTCCAGAACGATGATGGTCTTATCCCGGCCATCTTCAATATCCGGATTCCGGCGGCAGTCGATCGCTGTTATGATACACTGGGAACCAAATATCTTCGACGACTCACTTATCAGGGCCGGGCGCTTAACTGCTGCCGTATTAATAGATACCTTATCTGCGCCCGAACGCAGTAAGGACTTGATATCCTTAATCGAATTAATGCCCCCGCCCACGGTCAGCGGGATGAACACCTCATCGGCAGTGCGCTCTATCACATCGATCATAGTGGAACGCCCCTCATGGGATGCAGTAATATCCAAAAAGACCAGTTCATCAGCTCCCTGGAGGTTATATTCCTTGGCTAGTTCAACCGGGTCGCCTGCCCTTCGCAGGTCTTCGAACTCGATCCCCTTGACCACACAACCGCCAGCCTCATCAAGGGTAACATCCAGACACGGTATTATCCGTTTTGTCAGCATCGGTCTTCCTTCACCTTGTTATTCATGCCCATTTATTTAATCAGGGAAACATATTTTAGAATTAACATTCATTCATGAGCATCATATCACATTAAGCATATTACTTTAAACATACTGTTATTATGGAGGATTCAAGATCAATGTCAAATATCCCTGTTGATAAGCCCGTCCTGGTCACCTGCGGACTGCCGTATGCCAACGGTGAATGCCATATAGGACACCTGCGTACATACATTCCTGCCGACATCTTTGTCAGGTCCCTGCATAAGCAAGGACTGAAAACCATTTTTGTATGCGGTTCAGATACCCACGGCACACCTATAGTTGTCAGTGCCGAACAGACAAATACCACTCCTAGTAAACTCATAGAGAAATACCACCATCATTTTGACGAAGTATTTAAGAAACTGGGCATCCGGTTCAACTTCTTCGGCACTACAGACGGGGCTGTGAACCACAACCGTACTAATGATATTGTTAACAGGTTGATCGAGAACAATTATGTATATCCCAAAACGATCGACCTGGCATACTGCAGCCATTGTGAAAGATCTCTACCTGACCGTTATGTGGAAGGTATCTGCCCCTACTGTGAATCACTTGCAAGAGGTGACGAATGCGACCAGGGATGCAACAGGCACCTGGAGCCAGGGGAGATACTGGAACCGATATGCAAGATATGTGGGAACAAGGCAGAATACAGGGAACAGGAACACTTCTTTTTTAGATTATCATCATTCAAGGATTTCCTGCTGGAATACCTGGAAACCCTGGGAGGGACATCCAATGCCCGCAACTATGCCAGGGAATGGGTGAATAAGGAACTCAGGGATTGGTGCATCACACGCAACCTTGAATGGGGCGTGAGGTTCCCAGGCCATGACGAACTGGTAGTATATGTATGGGTAGATGCCCCAATAGGATATATCTCATTTACAGAAGAGTACTGCAATAATGCCGGATTGGACTGGAAACATATCTGGCAGGGTGATTCCAGTATCATTCACTTCATTGGCCTGGATATAGCATACCATCACTGCATATTCTGGCCGGCAATGTTAAAGGGTGCAGATTATTCACTACCCCATGCGGTAGTGGCCTCGGGCATGGTAAAGATCGATGATAAGACCTTCAGTAAGAGCAGGGGTTATGTGGTCTGGGTGAACGATGACTACCTGGATCATGGATTCCACCCAGACCTGCTGCGCTATTACCTGGCCAGCTACACATCACACACCAAGGACCTGAACTTCTCATGGAAGGTGTTTAAGGAAAAAGTAAATAACGAACTTGTAGGTTCACTGGGAAATTTCCTTTACCGTACGCTGCATTTTACGCATAAGAATTTTGGTGGGGTACCTGAGGGAGTTGTATCCGACAATGTGCTGGATGAGATACGCAGCACCATCCGTAAAGTGACCGAAGCCATGGAAGAATATGAGTTCAAGAAGGCAATTGACATAATAATGGGTCTATCCGCATACGGTAATACATACTTCCAGTCAAACGAGCCCTGGCACCTGATCAAAAATGACCCGGATGCCTGTGCAGGGGTGGTCAAGGACTGCATCCAGGTCGCAAAGGCACTGGTACTGCTGTGTGAGCCTGTTATACCAGCTAAGATGAATGAGGCGTGGGTTCACCTGGGGCTGGAAGGCGATGTCAGCCAGATGAGGTATGACGAAGGGCTGGTGGAACTGGAATCGGGAAGGTCCCTGCCAAAACCTGCAATCCTGTTCACAAAGATAGATGATAAGAAGATAGACGAGATGGAGGTTATTATGAACAAACGAATAGCCGAAGCAATGGCAAAAGAGGAAAAGGCCGCACCGCAGGTCCCCGTTGTTACATTTGAGGAATTCAATAGAATGGATATCAGGACAGGGACCATAGTTTTTGCCGAAGCCATTAAAGGGTCTGATAAATTAGTAAAACTCCAGGTCGATATCGGAGAGGATATCCCAAGACAGGTGGTGGCAGGTATTGCCCTGACACATGTGGCCGATGAACTGGTGGGCAGGCAAATTGTCCTGCTGGCAAATATGAAACCTGCCAAACTGTTCGGCGTGGAATCCATGGGAATGATACTTGCCGCTGATGCAGCCGGGGCAGTGCTGCTGCAGCCTGAAAATAAAGTGGAAAACGGCACATTGATTAAATAAAAACCATATATGAAAAGGAATGGGGCTTGACGGATCGGAGGGGATGGATACGATGCCGTTTAATGCCCCAATATTAATTATATTAGCAACAACTTATTTATAATGTTTTCGATTGGTTTTATGCAGATCAAGAGATAAATAATAATTATCAAAATTGTATCATTTAAGTAAATATCTTAATATCAACTTATTAACTAAATATCTTAATATCAAGTAGATATATTAATATAATGATTCTTATCAGATCGAAATTAGGTGAAATAAATGGAAAATGAATGGAAGATGGACCTTGATATCCCTGACATCGGTTCGCTGATAACATTACTCAGTGCTGCTTTATCTGCAGCCATTATGGGTGTGGGTAATGTTTTATACGTGGTAATAATGGTGACCACTGCATATGAAGCAAAAGGAAAAGAATTCTTGCTAAGTTTAATAAACCCTCAAGCAAACCTTACATTCGAAGCACAATTTGTCCTGGTTGTAGGGACCCTGCTGATAATATCTGCAATTTTTTTCTTTATTACAATGTTGGTCTCTATCTATGAGACGTATGCGGTATCCAAAAAAGAAAGGGGCGGACGCATGATAATAGTGTTTGTATGTTTCGCACTTTCCCTCCTAGTCTTAATATTAGCATTGTTTTACACGATGTCATTTAGATATTTTATTTATTAGTAATGAGGCGATAAAAATGGGCAAGATCAGTATTCACGGTAATATTCAGGAAGTCCCGAAAGTGGAGGAAGTGGACGAGTCCAAACAGATAATGAAAGCCAGGATCGAGACCAAGACCCACAGGGTATTGTATCCCTTTACAGCCATTGTGGGCCAGGAAAGGATGAAACGTGCCCTGATCCTGAACGCAATAAATCCTTCCATTGGCGGAGTATTGATAAGGGGGCAGAAGGGGACTGCCAAATCCACTGCAGTCAGGGGTCTGGCTGAGATACTGCCTGAGGTCGAAGTGGTCTCGGGATGTACATATAGCTGCAATCCCCGTGACGAGGATAAATTCTGCTGGGAATGCCAGATACGCAAAGATGAGGGGACAATCACTACTGAAAAACGTCTCATGAAAGTAGTTGACCTACCCGTGGGTGCCACAGAGGACCGGGTGGTAGGTAGCCTGGACATAGAAAAGGCCGTTACCGAAGGTCTCAAAGCCTATGAACCAGGCATACTTGCTGAGGCGAACGGCGGCATCCTGTATGTGGATGAGATAAACCTGCTGGACGATTTTGTAGTGGATGCACTCCTGGATGCGGCAGCCATGGGCGTGAACACCGTAGAAAGGGAAGGAGTAAGTGTAAGCCATCCAGCCAAGTTCATAATTGTCGGGAGCATGAATCCTGAAGAGGGGGAACTGCGGCCCCAGCTGCTGGACAGGATAGCACTCCAGGTAGAGGTGGTGGGTATCCAGGACCTGGAACAAAGAGTAGAGATCGTGGAGCAGACCAATAGATTTAATGACGACCCTAATGGTTTCAGGAAAGAGTTCCAGTCAGAACAGGACCGTATAAATTCCCGGATAGTAAAGGCCCAGCAGATGCTTCAAAGGGTGGTTACGACCAGGGATAATCTCCAGACCATAGCCGAGATATGTATAGAATTCAATGTTGATGGACACAGGGCAGATATTATGATCGAGAGGACCGCCCGTACCAATGCGGCATTCGAAGGAAGAGACCGGGTCACCAATGAAGATATTGTGGAAGCTGCCGAGATGGTACTGCCGCACAGGATGAGAAAGCGGCCGTTTGAGGAGGAAGAGTTCAGCGTCGAACTGCTGAGACGACTGGTGGAGAAATGAGCGATATCATTGCCGAGAGGATGCGAAGTAACCTGAAAAAGGAATACGGCATTAAAGTGTTCCATATCGGCAAACCCCTCCTGGCGATCAGGATACCAAAAACTGAGATCAATGAGTTCGACAATGACGATTCTGACTATATCAAAGAACTGCTGGTGGATTTAAAGGACCAGATCCATCTGGATGAGGTGATCCATGCCTATATTATAGCAGACAAGTCCTATGTTGTGCTGGACCCATACGATATTTTCTGTGAGGTTTTCGATGATGTTCCTATCCCGAAACGTAAGAGACCCGATGCGATTCAGGTGATCGAACCACAACCTGTAACAAAGATGGACCATCGCACTCCCATATACCGTACACCCACCTATGTGGCCCCGGTACCAAGAACACCCGAGTTAATAGCACCAGTATACCAAGCCCGGGGTGATAAAAAGCTTGAAGTTGTGGAGGAACCTGAAATTGAAGATACGGAAATTGGGGCTAAATCAGATGAAAAGATCGTAAGAAATATCCTCAGTGACTTTGCAAAAACACGAAAAAAGAAATTGGTCATCGGCCAGATGAAGAGCGGTAGGCGGGCAGAGGTCCTGACCAAAGGAAAACGGGGCAGGTATGTGAGATCCCGCCTGCCTGACGGCGAAGTTACCGATATTGCAGTGGCCCCAACCATCAGGGCGGCGGCATTGCATGCTGAGAATGGCAAGATCAGGGTCAAGAAGAGCGATTACAGGGAGAAGGTCAGGCGCAGGCGTATTGCCACGCTTATTAATATTGTGATGGATACCAGCGGCAGCATGGATGAAATGGATAAGGTGGATATCACCCGCAGCGTGATAGTGGCGTTATTAAAGGATGCATACCAGCGGAGGGATAAGGTATCGCTGGTCACGTACAGCGGCCGGAAAGGCGAACTGGTACTACCCTTCACGTCATCAGTTGAACGCGCAAAACGATATCTTGAGACAATTCCATTCGGTGGTACCACTCCGCTGGCTTCAGGTATCCTGATGGGACTGCACTCCCTGCACAATGAGATCAAGAAGGACCCATCCACGATTCCCATAATGGTTCTGGTAACGGATGGTAAGTCCAACGTTCCCCTGGAAGTGGGCGGCAATATCCGCAGGGAACTTTCCATGGTGCTGCATTATGTGATAAGCGAAGGAATCCATGTGCTTATTGTGGATATGAGCAGTCACGGTTCAAAACTTGCCAGCGAGATAGCAGAAGAGGTGAACGGCAGATATTACCAGCCCGAACGTCTGAATAAAGAAACACTATATAAGGCCATCAGCGACCAGAGGGATGATGCATCATATTTTACTAATGTTTAGGAAATAAGTCTTGTAGAAATTTTTGGAGTAGGGAACATGGGTGTGGAATTGGGCGATATCTTTGAAAAACACGAGATCCAGTTAAGTGACCTGGCAGGCAGGGTGGTGGCCATTGATGCTTTCAATACCCTGTACCAGTTCCTGAGTATAATCAGGCAGAGGGACGGTACGCCCCTGATGAATTCCAGGGGTGAGGTGACCTCACATCTATCAGGGTTTTTGTACCGCACCACGAACCTTGTGGAAGCTGGCATCAAGCCGGTATTTGTATTCGACGGTAAGCCCCCGGATTTCAAGGCCCGGACCCTGAAGGAGAGGTCGAAGACCAGGGATAAGGCCATGAACCGCTGGAAAGAGGCAGTTGCTGCGGGTAAGGAGGAGGAAGCTTTTATACATGCCCAGGCTTCGTCACACCTGAAAGAGGGCATGGTTGAAGATGCCAAGACCTTGCTTAGATTTATGGGGATCCCTGTGGTGCAGGCTCCCTCGGAAGGTGAGGCGCAGGCTGCCCATATGGCACTGACAGGAGATGCAGATTTTGCTGCATCCCAGGACTATGATTCACTGCTGTTCGGTGCACCCAGGGTGTTAAGGAACCTGACCGTTACTGGAAAACGCAAGCTTCCGCGTAAGAATATCTATATTGATGTGAATCCTGAGATCATTGATCTTGAGGATGTATTGTCTGCCAATGGCATCACCAGGGAGCAGTTGATCGATATTGCTTTGCTTGTGGGTACTGATTACAATCCCGGAATCAAGCGGGTTGGACCTAAAACGGCTATGAAATTGATAAAGCAGCACGGTGGGATTGAGGCAGTGCTGGTTGAGAAGGGGGAGGAGATTGAGAATTTGCAGGTGATCAAGGACTTCTTCCTGTATCCTGATGTTATTTCTGATTATGAGATTTCGTGGAAGTCCCCTAAAGAGTCTGAGATTACTGATTTTCTCTGTAACAGGCATGATTTTTCCGAAGTTCGGGTGAAGGGTGCGGTAGGCAGGTTGGTGGAAGCTTCGGATGCGGGCCAGCAGACTCTTGACCAGTGGTTCTGAAATGGTGCAGAGGAGCGGTCTGTTGTATTGGCTTTTTTTAACGTGTAGGTAAGTATAAACACACAATTCTATCTCGCGGTTGAAATTCAATTATAAAATTGGTGTTCTTGATTCATGTCTTTCCCGTTATTCTTACAGTTGTTTCTGTAACAACAATGAAATCTCCAGGGAGTGATTTTTCATATTTTTCAAGCAAGTGTTTTAGTACAGCTATTTTGTTTGCAGCTCTCTCATCTTCAAGACGCAAAAGTATCACACCTTTATGCTGTTTTTTCTCCCGAAAAACAAGCTCAGCAAAGTCCTTGTCGTTTGTGATCAGTATCCGGTTTTGCTCACTGGCTTTCTTGATTACCTCTTTATCATCCGCGCCCCTGATTTCATCATATACCGAAACCACATCATGATTTTGCAGGCGCAGCCACTGTGCAACCGCAAGCCCTGTGCATTCATCCACAAGGAACCGCATCTAACAGGCCCCTGCAGTCAAAGGCATAAATGTGGTGTTTTCAAGGGATTCTGTTGCAAATAGCAAACATGCTTTAATGTCATCTTCGTTTAATCCTTTGTATTCGTCAAGGATCTCCTCCACAGAAGCGCCATGTCCTAATAATCCCAGGATATACTGCACCGTAAGTCTTGTTCCCCTGATCACAGGTTTTCCAGTCATAACATTGGGGTCAAGAATGATGCGTTCAAGCAATTTTTCTGCGTTCATAATTTTTCACCTTATCTATTATTTTCTCTTTAGTCATATAAAGACCATTGATTGCCTTTGATAAAGTAGAGACTTTTTATTTTCTTCTGGTTGAACCAAATATGCGTCCAAACCAAACATATCTAACCTAAATATTTCAACTGTCTTCATTAAATGATAAACAAAAATATCCAACGTCCTCAAACAGTATAAAATTTCAAGGTGAAATGAGATAGTTACCACTAAGACAATTGACAAATAATAT
Above is a window of ANME-2 cluster archaeon DNA encoding:
- the hisF gene encoding imidazole glycerol phosphate synthase subunit HisF — its product is MLTKRIIPCLDVTLDEAGGCVVKGIEFEDLRRAGDPVELAKEYNLQGADELVFLDITASHEGRSTMIDVIERTADEVFIPLTVGGGINSIKDIKSLLRSGADKVSINTAAVKRPALISESSKIFGSQCIITAIDCRRNPDIEDGRDKTIIVLEDGTPAWYEVVIYGGRTPTGIDALRWARQVEGLGAGEILLTSMDRDGTYYGYDLPITRAVSDAINIPVIASGGAAGPEHMFDAFVDGHADAALAASIFHFGEYLVGDVKDYLDDKSVPVRIVH
- a CDS encoding nitroreductase family protein, yielding MVEKTRILELIRSRRSIREFLVDHVEDSMVEDILEAGRWAPSGLNNQPWRFVVVKDREIAGSLAGCTRYSTIVHSAHLLIAVFLDRDVMYDHTKDIQACGAAIQNMLLVAHGMGLGAVWLGEILNQKNEVGDILNAPESLELMAVIAIGYPAADSSRSSGRWEISEITSKERFGNPWK
- a CDS encoding AAA domain-containing protein; protein product: MKARIETKTHRVLYPFTAIVGQERMKRALILNAINPSIGGVLIRGQKGTAKSTAVRGLAEILPEVEVVSGCTYSCNPRDEDKFCWECQIRKDEGTITTEKRLMKVVDLPVGATEDRVVGSLDIEKAVTEGLKAYEPGILAEANGGILYVDEINLLDDFVVDALLDAAAMGVNTVEREGVSVSHPAKFIIVGSMNPEEGELRPQLLDRIALQVEVVGIQDLEQRVEIVEQTNRFNDDPNGFRKEFQSEQDRINSRIVKAQQMLQRVVTTRDNLQTIAEICIEFNVDGHRADIMIERTARTNAAFEGRDRVTNEDIVEAAEMVLPHRMRKRPFEEEEFSVELLRRLVEK
- a CDS encoding PGF-CTERM sorting domain-containing protein, whose product is MNKKITAVTLTALMVLTMFTAMVPAASAAKEVAAPYEFICAVNTTQDGAGLSWLNASSKNNPSILYYDLDDNEGKENITMPIFDNLTVPKGELIYSTLPWTDDEGYEYIAWSGAKFAVVDTGNDWIISEKLVDEDDDDDHLLRVGESLSLTGGWAITALEIDVDGKKSWLSLTNDGEEVENIVVTEGNDFTYEEDLGASDDSEVMNFTVETVFAGMNTNLVKINNIDLISTDTVEVESGDEDLFNDFEVDADGTKIEIINKDDDITFSEDDVTDIMDFAVRVNEDGNLVALARIITEPGTYELIGAVNGTQDGAGLSWLNASSRNNPSILYYDLDDNEGKENLTMPIFDNLTVPKGELIYSTLPWTDDEGNEYIAWAGAKFAVVDKGNDWIISAKLVDEDDDDDHLLRVGESLSLTGGWAITALEIDVDGKKSWLSLTNDGEEVEDVVVTEGNDFTYEEDLGASDDTEVMNFTVETVFAGMNTNLVKINNIDLISTDTVEVESADEDLYNDFEVDADGTRIEIINKDDDITFSEDDITDIMDFAVRVNEDGNLVALAQEVIVGGGAVATEAPTVVGTEVATEEPTNVTGVEPGAPTEGPTDAVETEVPTEVPTEDKVPGFEAVFAIAGLLAVAYLVLRQRE
- the metG gene encoding methionine--tRNA ligase — encoded protein: MSNIPVDKPVLVTCGLPYANGECHIGHLRTYIPADIFVRSLHKQGLKTIFVCGSDTHGTPIVVSAEQTNTTPSKLIEKYHHHFDEVFKKLGIRFNFFGTTDGAVNHNRTNDIVNRLIENNYVYPKTIDLAYCSHCERSLPDRYVEGICPYCESLARGDECDQGCNRHLEPGEILEPICKICGNKAEYREQEHFFFRLSSFKDFLLEYLETLGGTSNARNYAREWVNKELRDWCITRNLEWGVRFPGHDELVVYVWVDAPIGYISFTEEYCNNAGLDWKHIWQGDSSIIHFIGLDIAYHHCIFWPAMLKGADYSLPHAVVASGMVKIDDKTFSKSRGYVVWVNDDYLDHGFHPDLLRYYLASYTSHTKDLNFSWKVFKEKVNNELVGSLGNFLYRTLHFTHKNFGGVPEGVVSDNVLDEIRSTIRKVTEAMEEYEFKKAIDIIMGLSAYGNTYFQSNEPWHLIKNDPDACAGVVKDCIQVAKALVLLCEPVIPAKMNEAWVHLGLEGDVSQMRYDEGLVELESGRSLPKPAILFTKIDDKKIDEMEVIMNKRIAEAMAKEEKAAPQVPVVTFEEFNRMDIRTGTIVFAEAIKGSDKLVKLQVDIGEDIPRQVVAGIALTHVADELVGRQIVLLANMKPAKLFGVESMGMILAADAAGAVLLQPENKVENGTLIK